The region CTGAAGGGCATCGTCTCGAGGATCGATGTGGGAACCAACCAGGTGAACAGCGTCGAGGTTCAAGGGCGGCCCGTGGCGCTGGCCATCAGCACGATCCCGGCCTGTGATGCCCTCACCGGGAACTGCGGATGCCCTTCCGGCCTGCAGGCGTGTGGCGGCAAATGCCTGAGCCGCCTGAACCTCGAGAGCGACCCCGCCAACTGCGGCCAGTGCGGGCGCGTCTGTCCCGCCGGCGACATCTGCACCGCCGCCCGGTGCGTGTGCCCGCAGGGACGGGAAATGTGCAACGGGCGCTGCATCAACATCGCCGCCGACGCGGCCAACTGCGGCGGTTGCGGGAAAGTCTGCCCCGCGGGCGACGTCTGCACGTCGAGCCGGTGCGTCTGCCCGGCGGGCAAGGATATCTGCAACGGGCGGTGCGTGAGCCTGGACGCCGACCGGAGGAACTGCGGGCGCTGCGGGATCGCCTGCCCGACCAACGACGTGTGCTCCTCGGGCCGCTGCATCTGCCCGACGGAGAACGACGTCTGCAATGGCGTCTGCGTCAACCCGGACACAGACACCGCCAACTGCGGGAAGTGCGGCCTCGCCTGCAAGCCGCAGGAAACCTGCGACTCCGGAGAATGCGTCTGCCCGGAGGACCACCACGTGTGCAGCGGCCAGTGCGTCAACCTGGACACCAGTCCTGCGAACTGTGGACAGTGCGGTCACAACTGCATCCCCGGCGACACCTGCGTGTCCGGGCAGTGTGTCTGCCCGGAGGGCCGCACGGTGTGCAGCAGTCGGTGCGTCAACACCGACACCGACGCGGGTCACTGCGGCCGCTGCGGCAATTCTTGCGCGACCGGAGAGACCTGCGTCAACGGACGGTGCGGCTGAGCCAGCGAGGCCTCGGGGCGACCGTGCGCAGGAACCGCGACCTCACCCTGGCGCTCGCCGGCGTGGCGGCCCTCGCCGTCGTCCTCGACGTGGTCGGCATCGGGTGGGGCCTGCCGCACCCGACCGGCGACTGGGCGACCGACGGGCTGTCGCCGCTCGGCCCGCTGGCGCTCGCCTGGCACGTGCTGCACGCCGAGAAGTGGTGGGGCAAGTACCCGCCGTTCCACTTCCTGCTGCTCGCGCTCGTCCAGGCCCCGTACGTGGCCTGGCTCCGGCTTCGCGGGGAGATCGGGGCGATCGGTGCCGTCTACCCGTATGGGCTGGCGCACCCGCTGCTGGCGCTCGGCCGGCTCGCGCTCCTCGCGCGGCTGGTGAGCGTCGCCATGGGCGTGGCGACGGTGGTGTTCACGGCGCTCACCGCGGCGGAGCTGTTCGGCCTCCGCGCGGCCGTCCTCGCCGGCCTCGTCCTGCTCTCCTCGCCCGTCACGGTCTACTACGCCCACACGACCAACCTCGACATCCCGTACCTCTGCTGGACGACGGCAGGGCTCTGGCTGGCGGTGCGCGTCGTGCGCGGGGACGCCGCGGTCAGGACACACGTGCTCCTGGGCGCGGCTGCCGCGCTCGCCATCGCGACCAAGGACCAGGCCTACGCCTGCTTCGCGCTGCTCCCCGTGCCGATTCTCTGGCGACGGTGGCAGGCGGGGAGGCCGCTCGACACGGCGCTACTCGCGGCCCTGGCTTCGTTCGCCGCCGTCTACGCCCTGGCATCCCTCCTCGCCGTCGATCCGAGCGGCTACCTGGGGCACGCGCGCCAGCTGACGGGCCCCGCCAATCCCTACGCGGGCGTCCCGCTCTCGGCTGCGCGCGTGGTGCGCGTCAGCCTCCGAACCGCCAGCGCCACGGCGAGCACGCTGGGATGGCCATTCGCCCTCGCCGGCGTGGCAGGGCTCGTCCTGGCAGCCGTGCGTCGCACGCCCGGGGCCGAGATGCCGCTCGCGATGGGCCTCTCTTACTACTTGACGTTCATGATCCCGATCCTCTACGCGGTGCCGCGCTACACGCTCCCCCTGGTCGCCGCGCTGGCGCCGTTCGCCGGCCTCGGCCTGGCCTCCCTCTGGGGCAAGCCGGGAGCGCGGGGTGTCTCGGCGAGGCGCGCCCTGGTCGGCGTGGTCGTTGCCGTCGGCGTTGCTCGCGGCGCGTCGATGGACGTGCGCCTCCTGACCGACGCGCGCTACCCTGCCGAGAGCTGGCTCGCCGCCCACGCCCCCTCCGGCGTCATCGGCACCGACGCGGAGCCGTCCTACCTCCCGCGCCTCGCGCCGACGCGTCCCGTGGTACGCCTCACGCTCGGGCCCGACGGGCTCCACTATCCGGGGTCCGGACCGCCGGACCTGATCGTGCTCACGAGCGCCCGCTACCGCCAGTACTTCTGGCCCCCTCCACGCCCCGAGCGGCGCGTCCTCGCGGCGCTGCTGCGTGGCGAGCTCTGCTACGAGCGCGCCGCCGAGTTCCGCAGCCCGCAGCTCTTCGGCCCTCCCCTGGTCCGCGCCGTCTCGCCGCACATCATCGTGCTCCGGCGGCGCACCGAGCCGTGCGAGGCGGTGACCATTCAGCCGAGCCGCCGCAGCGCTCGCTCGGCCGCGCGCTTGAGCGACGCATCCTCGCTCGCCGCCGCGGCGCGCAGCGCCGCTACTACCTCCTCCGAGTTCGTGCCGAGCTCGCCGAGCGCGACGGCTGCCGCCCGCCGCACGCCGCCGTCGGGGTCTTCGAGCAGCGAGAGGAGACGGCGAGACGCCGTCACGCGGTCGACCGCGACCGCCGGCAGGGTCGACAGGGCCGCCAGCCGGACGCCCACGTCGGGATCGCCGAGCGCCGCCGCGGCGACGCCCTCCGCGTCGGTCGATGGCGCCCCGAGGTCCCGGATGCAGTAGAGCGCCATCTTCCGCTGCGGCCCCCGGCCGCGCGCGGCGAGCTCCGCGAGCATGCGGACCAGCTCGGGCTCGTCCCGCATGCGGACCACGATCCTCGCCGCCGCCCAGCGCAGGTCGCCGTCGTCCTCGCCGAGCGTCTCGAGGAGCACGGGCAGCGTGTCGCGCGGGGGCGCGCCGAGGAGCGCGAGCGCGTACGCCGCGCCCCAGCGCTGGCGGGCGGCGGTCGAGCGAAGCGCCGCAGCGAGCACGGCACGCACGGGCGTCCCGCGACGGTCGAGCGCCGCGAAGGCTTCGGCGGCGCGCCGCTGAACGACCTTGCGGTCGTGCCCGAGGCAGAGGGCGAGCGCCTCGAGCTCCGCGGTGCCGGCGTCGCCATGGCCAAGCTCGGCGATCGCCGCGACACGGTCCTCGACGCTCGGGCTGCGGAGCCGGTCCGCCACGCCCGTCATGTCGGCACGCCGCGCATGATGGTTGCCGCGATCGTCTCGAGCGGTCCGACGCCCAGGATGAAGTTCTCCGGCCGCGCGAAGACGCGCGTCACGACGTCGTCCAGCATCCGGCGCTCCGCGCGACAGCCGCGAAGCTCCCGCTCCAGCTGCTCGATCGCCGGGGAGTTCGCGATGAAGTCGCCCGCCAGCGCGAGGTCGGCGATCCTGACGCCATCCAGCATGAAATGGGCCTCGAGGCAGCCGAGCTGCGTGCGCGTTCTCGCCTGCCGGTCGAGCTCCGGACGCGGCGCCCGCTGGCGGAGCCAGCGGTCCCCGTCGATGGGCGCTGGCGCGGGCGCCTCCCCGGCCTCGAACGTCAATCCGAACACCTCCTCGTAGCCGCGCCGGACGAGCGCCGCGACGTCGTCGAGCGACAGCGTCGCTCCCAGGCGCCCCAGCGACGTCGTGCCGTCGGCGGTGAGCATCTCGGCCGAGACCACCCCGTCCGGATCCAGCTCGTCCAGGAACGCCGGCAGGAGGCCGAAGTCACGCCGGTTGGCGAGGATCGCCTCGAAGAGGAGCACACCGGTCGGACTGACCTCGAACGTCACGAGTCCGAGCGGCCGCCGATCCACGGTGATGAGGTCCCGGCCGGGGTAGAACGCCGCCACGCCGGCCGCCTTCAGCCCCTCGAGGATGCCCCGCACGCAGCGGTTCATCACCTGGTCGGGGGCGAGCGCGAGCGGCTCCGCCGAGACCAGCGCCGAGCGGTGCGGGAGGGTGAGGGCGAGGCCGACGAACCCGTCGCCGAACGCCGTCGCGCGGCCGCCGGAGTGGCGGCGGTGCAGGCGGACGCGCGTGCCGGGGCGCCCCGGCGGCAGCAGGTGATAGCGGCCGAGCGAGAGAACGTCGCCGGCGAACTCGTAGACGCGCATGACCAGCGCCCCGGCAGCGAGCGCGCCGGCATCCGCACCGAGGCTCGCGGCCGGCGAGATCCCCGGCTGGACGACGAGCGTCACGGGACTCACGGCGGCGTCAGAATATCGCGACGCTCTTGATGTTGACGAACTCGCGAATGCCGTACTCCGACAGCTCCCGCCCGTAGCCCGACCGCTTGACGCCTCCGAACGGCAGCCGCGGGTCGGACCGGACCTGCCCGTTCACGAACACGCAGCCCGCCTCGATCTCGCCGGCCAGTCGCTCCGCCCGGCCGTCGTGGCGCGTCCACAGCGACGCCCCGAGGCCGTACGGGGAGTCGTTGGCGAGCGCGATCGCCTCCGCCTCGTCCCGGGCCCGGATCACGGCCGCGACCGGACCGAAGGTCTCCTCGTCGAACGCCGGCATCCCCCGGCGGACGGCGACGAGCACCGTCGGCGGATAGAACGCGCCCGGCGCCTCCGGCACCCGCCCGCCGAGCACGACCTCGGCGCCGCGCCGCACCGACTCCTCCACCTGGCGATGCAGGTCGTCGCGCAGGTCGTGGCGTGCCTGCGGACCGACCTGCGTCTCGGGGCTGAGCGGATCGCCCATCCGCCGCGATCGCATCTCGGCCACGAAGAGGTCGAGGAAGGGCTCGGCCACCGCGTCGACGACGATGAAGCGCTTGGCGGCGATGCAGCTCTGGCCGTTGTTGATGAGACGCGCCTCGGCGGCGGTGCGCGCGGCGGCCGCGACGTCGGCGTCCTCCAGGACGACGAACGGGTCGCTCCCGCCGAGCTCGAGCACGGTCTTCTTGAGCTCGCGCCCGGCCTGCTCCGCGACGCGGCTCCCGGCGCGGTCGCTGCCGGTCAGCGTGACGCCGCGCACGCGCGGGTCGGCGATGATGGACCCGACCCCCTCCGGCCCGACGAGCACGGTGCGGAACACACCTTCGGGCAGGCCCGCTTCCCGGAAGACCCGCTCGATCTCGAGCGCGCAGCGCGGCACGTTCGAGGCATGCTTCAGGATCCCCGCATTGCCCGCGACGAGCGCCGGGGCGGCGAAGCGGAAGACCTGCCAGAAGGGAAAGTTCCACGGCATGATCGCGAGCACGGGACCGAGCGGGTCGAAGCGGACGTAGCTCCGGCGTGCGTCGGTCCGGCGGGGCTGCGGGGCGAGGAACTCCTCGGCGTGCTCGGCGTAATAGTCGCAGCCCCAGGCGCACTTCTCGACCTCCGCCTCGCCCTGCGCGATCGGCTTTCCCATCTCGAGCGCCATGGTGCGGGCGTACGCGGCCTTCTTCGCGCGCAGCACGCGCGCCGCATCCCCGATCGCCCGCGCACGCTCCTTGATCGGCCGTCGCCGCCAGTCGAGGAAGGCACGGTGCACGTCGTCGAGCAGGCGCTCGGTCTCCTTCGGAGTGGTTTCGGCGAAGGTCTCCAGCACCTCGCCGGTGGTGGGGTTGACGGACCGGATGCTCATGGATGCCTCCTGCGGCGCATCAGACGGGGCACACGAGAGCCCCCAACTTCTCGGTGAGCCGCATGTTCTCGCCGTAGTCGACGGGACAGGCGACCACCGCCGGGACGGCCTGCCGGAAGGCATCCTCGAGGATGGGCCCGAGCTCGGCCGCGGCGGTGACGCGATAGCCGCGGCAGCCGAAGGCCTCCGCCAGCGCCACGAAATCGGGGTTGCCGAAGTCGACGAAGGCGGGCCGCCCGTAGCGTCTCAGCTGATTCCACTTGATGACCCCGTAGGCGCCGTCCTCGAAGACGACGGTCACGACAGGCGTCCGCGCCCGCAGCGCCGTCTCCAGCTCCTGCACGTTCATCAGGAAGCCGCCATCGCCGGACGCCGCGAGGACGCGCCTCTCGGGGTGGAGCAGCTTGGCGCCGATCGCGCCGGGGAGTGCGATGCCCATGCTCGCGAAGCCGTTCGAGATGACGCAGGTGTTCGGCGCCGCACACGGGTACAGACGCGCGATCCAGAGCTTGTGGGCGCCGACGTCGCTCACCAGGATGTCGTCGTCGCCGAGCGCCGCGCGCAGCTCCCGTACCACGCGCTGCGGCTTTAGGGGGAAGGCGTCGCTCCCCGACTCGGCCTCGAGCTCGCTCCGGATGACGTCGCGCAGCTCGCTCGCCCGCGTCATGCCGCGGGCCTCGGCCCGCGCCGACGCGCGTGCGGCGATCCGCGGGAGCGAGGCGGCGATGGCGCCCTGCACGCCGACGGCCACCTGGTACGCGGTATCCACCTCCGCCGGCGACGGGTCGACGTGCACGATGCGCTTGTCGTGCCCGGGGTTCCAGCACGCCGGGGCGTACTCGACGAGGTCGTAGCCGACGCAGATGACGACGTCCGCGCCGTCGAGCCCGCAGGAGATGTAGTCGCGCTGCTGGAGGCCGACGGTGCCGAGGCAGAGCGGGTGGCGGTCCGGCAGGCTTCCCTTGCCCATGAAGGTCTCCGCCACCGGGATGCCGAGCGTCTCGGCGAAGTGCCTGAGCGCCTCGTGGGCCCGCCCGCGCGCCACGCCGTTGCCGGCGAGGATGATCGGATCGCGCGCCTCCGAGACGATCCTCGCCGCGCGCTCGATCTGCTGCTCGAGCGGCTCGGTGGGAAAGGGCTGCTGCGGGAGGAGCGGCCCGAGGCCGGACGGCGCCGTCGCCTCCGCCACGTCCTCCGGCAGGTCGAGGTGCGTGGCCCCCGGCTTCTCCGTCTGGGCCACCTTGAAGGCCTTGCGGACCGCCTCGGGCACCACGGCCGGACGGACGAGCTGCGCGTTCCACTTGACCGCCGGCCGGAAGAGCGCGAGCAGGTCGAGGTACTGATGCGACTCCTTGTGGAACCGCTCGGTGCCCGCCTGCGCGGTGATCGCCACCAGCGGCGCGCGGTCCATGCTGGCGTCGGCGACGCCCGTGAGGAGGTTGGTGGCGCCCGGGCCGAGCGTCGCGAGGCAGACCCGCGCCTTGCCGCTGAGCCGCCCCTGCACGTCGGCCATGAACGCCGCACCCTGCTCGTGGCGCGTCTGGAGGAAATGGATATCGGAGTCGAGCAGCGCGTCGAGCAGCGCGAGCGTCTCCTCCCCGGGCACGCCGAAGGCCCAGTCGACGCCCTCGTTCTCGAGGCAGCGGACGAGCAGCTCCGCCGTGGTCATCCACCTTCGCCTATGGCACAGCCGGCGGGCGTATGCGATCGCGGCAGGTAGGGGCGGTGATCTCGGACTGCGCGTGCGACGTGCCGAGCTTGGACGTGGAAGGAGCGATGACAACGCGCGCGCCGCTGTCTGTCAGGGCAGGACGACGTGGCAACCGACGTCGACGGCGATCCCCGGCCGTCGGGCGCGACGTGCGACATCGGGGCCGACGAGTTCGTCCCCTGAGCCGCGATCACGGGCGGGTCGCGCCGCGACGATCGTCTCGCCGGAAAGTAGGGCGCAGGGGCGCTTCGGGGGCGCGGGCGGCCGCCTCTCTTTTTTACGTTGACGGCGCGCGCACGGGTGGCGTACACCCAGTCGTTAGTTCGGAAAAAGAACCGTGAACGAACCGGAGATGGAGAAGACCCCAATGCCGAGCTCACGCCCCGCCGTCGCCGCGCTGGCCGCCCTGACGCTCCTGTTCGCGACCGCCGGCGTCGTCCACGCCGACGGCAATCTCGGGAACGTCAATCACGTCATCATCGTGATGATGGAGAACCATTCCTTCGACAACTACTTCGGCGTGCTCCCCTACGCGACCGGATCGCCCTACCACGGCGGACCGTGCGCCCCGAGCGACCATAGCTGCGTCGACGGGCTCACCTGCACGCGGGATATGAGCGGGAACTACAGCTGCAGCAACTCGAACCTCGACGACGACGCGTCGCTGGCGTACGCCTTCCACGATCCGCGCTACTGCACCGGGCCCGACCTCCAGCACAACTGGCAGGGGAGCCACCAGGAGGCGAACTACAGCAGCCCCGCCGGTGCGCTCCTGTTCAGCCCGAACGACGGCTTCGTCCTGGTGAACGATGCCCAGGAGCAGATCGACTCCGGCGAGACCCTGACCGACGACGACACGATCGGCTTCTACAACGAGGACGACCTTCCCTTCTATTACGGCATCGCCCAGACGTTCGCGATGAACGATCGCTACTTCTGCTCGGTCGTCGGGCCGACGTTCCCGAACCGTTCCTACGAGATGGCCGCGACGTCGTTCGGCCATCTCACGACGAACGAGATCATTCCGCCGGTCCCGAACAGCTACAAGCCGATCACCGGCACGATCTTCGACCTCCTCGACGCGAACGTGGTCTCCTGGAAGAACTACTACGGGAACCTCCCGACGTCGTTCATCTTCCGGCTCAACAACACCAACGCGGTGCCCGTCACACCGAATTTCTTCACCGACGCGGCGGCCGGAACGCTGCCGACGATCTCGTTCGTCGATCCGATCCTCGTCGGCCCGACGGAGAACGACGAGCACCCGCCCACGGACATCCGCGCAGGCGAGTTCTTCGTCTGGCAGGTCATCAACGCGGTGCGGAACGGCCCGAACTGGAGTGACTCCGTCATCTTCTTCACGTACGACGAGCACGGCGGCTTCTACGACCACGTCGCGCCGCCGCAAGCTCCCCAGGGCGGCGCGCTGAATCCCGACGGCATCAACCCGGGGCAGTGCGCGGATCTCTCGAACCCGCCCGCCAGCCAGCAACCCGGAGGAGGGGTCCAGTGCAGCGTCAGCCAGTCCGACGCCGCGGCGATCTGTCCGGGCTTCACCCCGACGGGGCCGTACCCGGCGGCCTGCGCCAACTTCAATCAGCTCGGCTTCCGCGTTCCGTTCGTCGCGGTGTCGCCGTTCTCGAAGCCGCAGTACGTCTCCCACACGATCGGGGATCACACCTCGATGCTCGCCTTCATCGAGAAGCGGTTCCTCGGCTCGCAGTTCCTGACCGCGCGTGACCAGAACGCGGACACGCTCGAAGACCTGTTCGACTTCGACAACTCGCCCTCGCTCACCACCACCGTGCCGACGGCACCCGCCCCCCTCCCGAACGACCCGGGCTGCCCGTACACGACCACCACGACGACGGTGGTGGCGGTCACGACGACCACCACGACCACGACGACCACCACGACAACCCTGGAAGACACGGGCTACGTCCCCCCAGACGCGACCACGGGGAAGTGCGAGGACCGTGTCGAGAAGGCGCTCGCGAAGTACATGGCGGCCGTCGTCAGGTGTCACGTGAAGTCGGCCGACGCGGGCGTGAAAGGCGCGCCGCTCGACGACGAGGCCTGCGAGTCGAATCCGTCGACGGGCAAGGGCGCCAAGGAGAAGTATGACGCCGCCATCGCGAAGCTCGTGGCGAAGGGGTGCGGCGGTTGCGCGACCACGAATGCGCCGGGGCTCCGGGCGGCGGCCGAGTCGTTCCTCGAGAGCAACAACGGACAGTCCTACTGCGCGGGAAGCACGCCCTTCCTGGGTGGCGACGACAGCGGTTTCGTCCCGCCCGATGCGGGCACCGGGAAGTGCGAGGACGGGGTGGCGAAAGTGCTCAGCAAGTACGTCGCGAACGTCATCAAGTGCCACATCAAGTCCGCTGATTCGGGCGTGAAGGGCGTTCCGCTCGACGACGAGCTCTGCGAATCGAATCCGTCGACTGGGAAGGGGGCCAAGGAGAAATACGACGCCGCCATCGGGAAGCTGGTGATCAGGGGCTGCGGGGGCTGCGCCATCTCGAACGCGCCGGGCCTGCGGGCGGCGGCGGAGTCGTTCCTCGACACCAACAACGGGCAAGCATACTGCGCCGGCTCGGTTCCCTTTTAGCGGCCGCGACCGGGGGGGGACGGATCGTCAACGGCGCGCGCTCGCGCTCGAGCGGGAGCCCTGAAGATTATCCCCGTCGTCGTCGCCAAGTGGCGGCGGTCACCGTACCGTGCAGGGTGGTGCCGTCCCGTAGCGGCGCGAGCATAGAACGTCCCCGACGGCATCATCCCTTGCCCGGAGATCGTCGCTGATCATGGCGTGGAAGAGCCGCGGAGACGGACGAGAAGGCGGGGCGCCCGAGCGAGCCTTAACGATCGGCGCACGGTCTCGCGTGCGACGCCCTCCGGCCGGGCAAGCGGCGAGGAACGCGCGCGCCGCACATGCCCAGCTTAGTTAGCTACCGGAGGCGCGCGAGGAAGATATCGTCCATGCCCGCGCCGCCGAGCACCGTGCCGCCGAAGT is a window of Deltaproteobacteria bacterium DNA encoding:
- a CDS encoding NAD-dependent succinate-semialdehyde dehydrogenase; this translates as MSIRSVNPTTGEVLETFAETTPKETERLLDDVHRAFLDWRRRPIKERARAIGDAARVLRAKKAAYARTMALEMGKPIAQGEAEVEKCAWGCDYYAEHAEEFLAPQPRRTDARRSYVRFDPLGPVLAIMPWNFPFWQVFRFAAPALVAGNAGILKHASNVPRCALEIERVFREAGLPEGVFRTVLVGPEGVGSIIADPRVRGVTLTGSDRAGSRVAEQAGRELKKTVLELGGSDPFVVLEDADVAAAARTAAEARLINNGQSCIAAKRFIVVDAVAEPFLDLFVAEMRSRRMGDPLSPETQVGPQARHDLRDDLHRQVEESVRRGAEVVLGGRVPEAPGAFYPPTVLVAVRRGMPAFDEETFGPVAAVIRARDEAEAIALANDSPYGLGASLWTRHDGRAERLAGEIEAGCVFVNGQVRSDPRLPFGGVKRSGYGRELSEYGIREFVNIKSVAIF
- a CDS encoding acetolactate synthase large subunit, producing MTTAELLVRCLENEGVDWAFGVPGEETLALLDALLDSDIHFLQTRHEQGAAFMADVQGRLSGKARVCLATLGPGATNLLTGVADASMDRAPLVAITAQAGTERFHKESHQYLDLLALFRPAVKWNAQLVRPAVVPEAVRKAFKVAQTEKPGATHLDLPEDVAEATAPSGLGPLLPQQPFPTEPLEQQIERAARIVSEARDPIILAGNGVARGRAHEALRHFAETLGIPVAETFMGKGSLPDRHPLCLGTVGLQQRDYISCGLDGADVVICVGYDLVEYAPACWNPGHDKRIVHVDPSPAEVDTAYQVAVGVQGAIAASLPRIAARASARAEARGMTRASELRDVIRSELEAESGSDAFPLKPQRVVRELRAALGDDDILVSDVGAHKLWIARLYPCAAPNTCVISNGFASMGIALPGAIGAKLLHPERRVLAASGDGGFLMNVQELETALRARTPVVTVVFEDGAYGVIKWNQLRRYGRPAFVDFGNPDFVALAEAFGCRGYRVTAAAELGPILEDAFRQAVPAVVACPVDYGENMRLTEKLGALVCPV